Proteins from one Actinobacillus delphinicola genomic window:
- the rplW gene encoding 50S ribosomal protein L23: protein MIQQERLLKVLNAPHISEKATNNAEKSNTIVFKVALDANKAEIAQAVAQLFEVKVDSVRTVVVKGKTKRRGAKMGRRSDWKKAYVTLAEGQSLDFVEGAAE from the coding sequence ATGATTCAACAAGAACGTTTGCTAAAAGTGTTAAACGCACCACATATCTCTGAAAAAGCAACAAATAACGCTGAAAAATCAAATACTATCGTTTTCAAAGTTGCTTTAGACGCAAATAAAGCTGAAATTGCACAAGCAGTAGCACAATTATTTGAAGTGAAAGTTGACTCTGTACGTACTGTGGTTGTTAAAGGTAAAACTAAACGCCGTGGTGCTAAAATGGGTCGTCGTAGCGACTGGAAAAAAGCTTATGTTACCCTTGCAGAAGGCCAATCTTTGGACTTCGTTGAAGGCGCAGCAGAGTAA